The Mastacembelus armatus chromosome 4, fMasArm1.2, whole genome shotgun sequence genome segment AAAGGGGTCGAAGGGAGCGGTTGCTGTGAATCCCCCCAGAACAGACTGGCACCTGGacacaaaacagcagaggaaaggaggaaaagcAATGAGCTGAGCTGCAACAATGTTCACCGGTTGACACCTGTCCTGATCTGCCCTGGCCTCACCTGTCCCCACAGCGATGCTGGCTGTGCTCCTGGGTGTCTGAGTGTCGAGCTGCCGACTGGAGGACTGAAGCTTCCCCTGAGCCTCCAGCAGCATCTGGACCTGAAACCAGACAGACAGTCCGTCCCTCAGGAGTTTTTGATTTAACCACCATAGTGAAAGACAGGGAGGACACACATGGGGCAGCTAATAACAGCAAGTTACACACTACAAATTTTCCTCTTCTGAAAAATAACCTTTAGGTTCGGTGGGAAAAGGCAGCGTGAGCACATCACACAACAATGATCAAACTGTGACCATTCCATTAACCTTTCTCTTCATTTCCTGCCCCTGATCAGCTGACTAATGGACACTTTATTAGGAAGCCCACACTCAGACAGCAACTTCCACCTCCTACAAACTCAGTTCTTTGCACCATGGACTCCACGAAATGTTAAGAACTGTGACATTCTGCTCCACAGCAAAATGACAGCGTCACATCCATTAGAAAACGCAAACTGTGGCCACAAAGGAACGCACACAACGTGCAGCAGTAACAGTGGTTTTCATGTTTAACACGATGTTTCAGTGAGCAGAACTCTGCTCGGGATTGACAACAGGAGTTTCAGGAACAGATTTTCTCCCAGTTCTGATGTCTGACTCTCcccacaggaggaggagcaggtgtACAGGTGTTCTGATGTAGCTCATCTGGTGTTACTATAGTTTCTAAGTGTAGAAAAGCTGAACACATGGACATGAGGTGCAGTTACCTGAGCCTGCAGGAGGCGGAGCTGTTGGTCctgatggaggaggagctggtAGGTATCAGCTGGTACAGCTCCCCCCACCTGTTCACAGCAGTGATTCATACAGGAGGGACGGGGCCAGGGTGCAGGCAGAGGGTCTGATAGACGGGACGGGTTGGCAGAGGGGGAGTCCCCGCAGCAAGGGACAGGAGCAGGGTGGCTGCAGGGACAGGagggtggagggaggaggaagctggaaggaagaggagtgGGTTGGtgggaagagagaggagagcacGAGTTATGGGGAAGAGAAGGCGTAGGGTGTTTAAAAGATGGAGGAATAGGTCTGTGGGTGGAGGCAGAAGGAGCAGGGTGATGGGAGGATGTATGAGCGCCATggggggaggaaggaggaacAGAGGGAGAAGATGGAGGGTTTCTGGAAGGGGGAGCGTGATGATGTGAGGAATGATGAGCAGCGGGGTGAAGTCGTGGGGAGGAGAAGACGGAGGTGCAGTCATAGGTGTGGGGGGAGCAGCAGGTACAGGGCTGCTGCAGGTTAGAATTGGGAGTGCTGTGGAGCTGAGGAGGAGCAGATCTGGGATCTGAAGAATTGGAGGTGGAGCTGTTTCCAGCTGGAGGACCAAATTTCCTGTCAGCAGCAGAAGGTGGTCTGTGGGCAGAGCCAGGGTCCTTCCAGCCGTGCTGATTGGAAGTGAAGCTGCTGTCGATCAGCAAAGAGAGTTCAGGAACAGACGGCTGCACTCTGCgagtctgaaaacacaaacacgtcAGTTTGGATGCAGTTCATTCTATGAACAACTTAGGAGTtaggaaaacacacaagctTGATAGTCCAACAGAATCCCTGTGAGATTTCTGTACTGAACTGTCCCGTCATCTACAATACGTTTCTTATCACTGGTGGGCAACAACATCTAGCATGGCGCTATGTAGGCGGAGCCAACAGAGCAGAGTAGGGAGAGTGGGGACAGGACCGTGATGTCTTGGTGCATATACTGAGAAGGGAAAGAATAAGAGAGGAAGTCCTCAGCTCTGCTGCACACTGGACAACACAGGGGCCCTTCTGTCGGTGACTCACTTGCTGGGCCGGGGCGTGTGGACTAGGGGACGGTCTTGGAGAAAAGTCTTCATCCTCGACCCCGGAGTCCTGATCGCTAACGGACAGACCAGCAGCTGGTGGTGGGGCCCTGAGGACAGAGGACAGTCTAGAGTCACACTGAAGCAGGGCAAAGAAAAGGGATGGCTTCTCTAATTATCTGGACGCTTCTGCACAGTCACATTTGCCTTTAAACACAATCTGTCTGGACTTTATGAAACTAAAACTATCTTCATCACTGATGTTGTTGACCtggtaaataaatatttcctcTTCTGATGGGGCCAGGCTGTTCTCATGTCTGTCCTGacaaacagaggcagacagTAAAATCCTTTAAAATCTAGTACCTGCTGAAGGAGCTCTGAGCCTCTTGGAACACCTCCATCTGTCTGCTGTGATCCTCTAAGCGGAGCTCACACTGTAGAGTCTGACCGTCCACCGGCACCACCTGCTGACCACACAGCTCATCGTCAGATCAACAATCAATCAAAAAGCTCTGTAACAAAAGCAGGAAAAGCTGCAGGGTCAGGGGGTCAGTGGTGGTATGACCTGGTACAGTGTGACAGACTGGAAGGCAGTCAGCAGCTGGCAGTCCAGCTGTGGTCCTGGTGCCCGACATTGGAAGAACTGAGGGGCTCTGTGGGTCGCGCCGAACAGCACGAGGAGGAAACAGCCACTCTCTGAGAGGACTCTGAAACACAGACGCTCAGTGCTGTCAGCTCTACAGCCAGAAAACATCCAAACACGATGTGAACACGATGTGAACGGGtgctaaacaaaaacactgtgtttgAATAAACCATCGAGATGaagaatgtttattttattaatattcagTGCTAATCCTGGGTCTTAATTTAGCTGTGAACCTTAAAATCATCTGGGTTTTCACAGCAACAGGTTTGATAAGTAGAAACAAAAGTGCAATCAGAACTAAGCTAATTATAACCTTTTTCTAAAATGTGAGCAGCAATATTGCAGACTGCTCCACTCACCTGTCCTGGAGGGCGGAGCTAAACAGGAACCTCAGACACCAGGCCCACACCTGAGGGTTGTAGATGTGTGTGATTCCACTCAGCCAGCTGTAACAGAACAGgaagtagaaataaaagacagtgAAATGAGGACCAATGTTTTTCAGCCTATTTGCCTTCATTCGCCAGAGGCAAACAAGAAATGTGGGGGACAGAGGGGTCGATGATCCGTTGATTTGAGGAGTAGATATTGATACTTACTGATACAAGGATGATGTTTTATCTTCACTCcaaatatttcatgtatttatataaatgttcCCTTCATTGTGTTACTGGATTACAAAGCCTTTTGTTTGCTGCAGAACGTTCTTTCAGACATATCTTACTATCctgtgtatttaaatgtgtgtagtTGTGCTATGGAGctacaacacaaacagatcACTGTATCTTTGCTGCCATGAAAGAACTCATACAATAGGATGATGGTTTGCCAGCAGAACTTACAGCCCGACCAGCGGCAGGTTGGACGCTTTGGGATCAGACTCTAGCAGTAGCAGGAGTTTCCTGGTCTGGTCCATAGTCAGaaacctgaaacacaaacagcagctgaaaccTGACGGGCCCCTTCAGCAAGATCCTGATGAGTTGCGATGAAGTTCTCATGTTCTCACCCTCTCTGTCGGGCGGCGCCCTGCTGCAACAGCGCTCGGCTGGTGCTGGTCAGACTTCTGAGGAGAGCGGTGGGGATGACGGGGACGGCTCGGACCGGCTCAAGCTCCACGCAGACAGACGGACACACAGCTGACCAGCTGAGACCGAACACTGCAGCGTCTGCCTGCTGAGAGCAGACAACTCGAGCTCTGACCTTCAGCAGCTGAGACAGATCCAGGGTCTGTCTGCTGCTCACAAACTGTTGCAgcacctgcagcacagacacttACATCAGACATGTGCACCAACAGGCTCCACCAGCAGCTGGAGCTGACCAATCACATCTTCGGTTGTCTGTAGTCACTGTACAAGACAAAAAACTGGAGACACCAACAGTctcaataaaattaaaaattaagacAACATAAGCCACAGATTGTTTACATCTGCTTTGTCTTAGTCAGAATCTCTGCACACCTGAATTACTGACTGGCACAGAGGATGGACAAGCAgcaatagcaaaaaaaaaaaacaaacatgtctcaAATGCTATTGCAATACTAGTTAAGTATGTTTAAGTCTCCTCAACCCTCAGCAGACATTTCTTTGACCTTATAACTCGCAAACATGGCTGATGCAGTCTGAGATAGAATCAAATGTGATCTCAGCAGCGAAACTAACAAGAAGCTTTGCTTTTCATGAATGACATATATGATGTAACCACATCATGCAAGACTACAAAATCCAGCTTCAGAAGCTAAGCCTCtcagtcagctgcagcaggGATCCAACCTCAGCAAGGAAAACATGACTTCAAGGAcacattgtgttgttgtgtgttaaaGATCCAGTAACACATGAACTGATGTCAAACCTCTGCGGTTCTTCCTAAGTAGAACCTGAGCTCTGTGTAAGCAGGGCTGTCATACCAGAACTGATGCTGAGATGAGAACTTAAAACGATTCTTGACTCTCTGACCCACAAGTGTCAAACTCACCTTGAAGCAGTGATGGAGCTCAGCCTCTGATTGGACGACAGCGTCGGACATGGCCTCAGTCTGAGTGGAGAACAAACACGGAACCAGGATGTCTCCGGGCAGCAAAGCAGAGGGAACCCTGCTCGAGGATCCGGCCTGGTCTCGACCGGGATCAAACCGGTCCAGAGTCACAGTGACCCCCTCCTCATCTggatcacagcagcagagaccagagGACAGAGACAATACGACAGAGTTAGTACAGGAATCAATCAATAtcactgaactgactgctgatGATTCAACAGCTGCCACATGTGATTCGACTGAAGTCTGACCTGAGTCTACAGACACCGATCCCAGGAAGAAACAGTGGAGGTGGAGCTTGTTGCTGTGACGGACATGGCGCTGGGCCAGACGCAGAGCTTTCTCCAACAGCACCAACCGAGGCTTCCTGCAGAGACATGCATCACCTACTGTCAGGACTGGGACACGTCACCACCAGTACAACAACAGAAGACGCAGAGTTCCAGTTTACAAACAGCTGAGGACACATGCTTTGCACTGAGTTGCAAAACACATCCTTGTATTCATAACTTCTTCAAACCTCACTCCAGCTCTGGCAGACACCTGTCAGCAACATACTATGCAACAAAACAACTCGAAACCAAGAGATTTAATTAAgatttctgtgttattttaaaaccaagaaatggctaataagaaataataataaacacctGGTGTGTCGCTGCTCAGATGGGACTGGCACATGTGGTACTGACAACTGTAAACTGAAGAAAACTGTCACTATGGCTCTGTCTAACTAATACTCATACATACCTGACTGACATGTTCAGCTATGTTTATTCCTGTAGTACAGTGGAAAACCATCCACAGGCCAATTCTGCTCTCTGAGATGACAGACATGTCCAACATTTGCCACTCAGAACTTTGTGATTCCACAGTTTTAGACACAAAAGCAACATTTCACATGGATCTTCTCATAAACTGTGGGTCAGTTTGTGCCCCTGGCCTGTGCCACGTCTCACTAATGAAACCATGTGAAGGTCTGAACTTCAGGGTAAGTGCAGAGAAAGATGTTTAGCTGCTGCTAAATCAAGACCTATTGTTAACAACAGGGAAAATAAACAACTAATCTGTAAAGTTGGAATTTTGGAATTTAAACAAGTTCAGCATTGTTCTAGTTCTGCAGGTGGTCTGAGCTCTCTTGTGTTCAAGTGGGCGTTTAgatggaaaacagatttttttttttttttttgggtcaaTGCTGCAAAGAAATACAATGGGACAGGACTGTACAGTTctgaacatttttcaaaataacatttgttttgtccTACAAAGGACAAATCagtttcctggatcacagccGACACTGACGAAAGCTCAGATTTCACACAAACTGTTTCTGTCACTTTAACAGTAACAGCGGAACAATAATGGATTCAGGGGAACAGTTATCTCCAATGTTAAACCCCACCATGTCTCCACCATCTCTGTAAAGACTTTTTGGATCAGGTGTAATCCCATGCGATTTCTGGCTGGGTCGGACAGCAGGTCACATCACTCAGGAGAACCAGACTTCAGTGGTCAGCAGGTGTTTACCTGTGTGAGCACAGCTGAAGGCAGAGCTTCTCCCCTGCAGGGCTGCCATCCCACAGAGCCGACCTGGATTTGGGGAAACTCAGTGGGGTGAGAGGGGTCACCAAGGTTCtgaacaacataaaacataaaacaggtcTTACTGCttataatacaaaaaaatgtattctttATATCTACAGGATGATTGGTATCAAAAAGTGTCAGAAATACTGAAAATTTGCCATCACAACTTCCTACAGCCAAATGTGATTGATACTATGAAACGCTGAGCAGTACTTTAACCTTTACTGTGAAACGCTGAGCAGTACTTTAACCTTTACTGTGAAACGCTGAGCAGTACTTTAACCTTTACTGTGAAACGCTGAGCAGCACTTTAACCTTTACTGTGAAACAAAGAACAGTACTTCACCCCGCCCATCGGACAGTGGCCCTGGCAGTAATAAATAGACGCAGCAGTGTAATCAGACTGACCCGTGTGTGTTGGTATGAACCTACCTTCCTCTTACATTCTCCGCAGTAAAAAACTcttcaaaaacagcagaaggCAGAGCCTGGAGGTTTACCGGGCAGCTCATCGCTGCTGCGGCCGACAGGAAGCAGCTTTGATCGGGGACTTTAAGCGTAAACACCGCGCTCGGCTCGGCTAACTTCAGCTAGCCACGTTAGCTTCCTGCTCGGACCGCATCCGCCCCGGCTGTTAGCGGTGTTAGCTTAGAAAATGGGGGAAAACTCGACTCTCTCACACTACCCGAGCAGTGTCAACGTTTTTAAACAACTTTACCATCGCTCTTCGACCTTTATTTGGAAGATTTAATTACAACCGAgccacaaaacataaaatcagaAAACGAGCTCAAGTTAATTATGGCGCTGTTTCTACGCTGCTCTGGCGGGGCAACTCAATCAGCCAATAGAAAACATAGTTGCAGCCAATCTGACCAATAGGATGGCACCTTTTCTTCCTCGTAATGTTTATTGACGGTTGACAAACAACGGATTGTGTGTTACTGCCACCCACTGGTAAATAGTCCCTAGTGTTTACAATACTCGTTTCATGTAGaccaagttattttttttttattcttctgaaTATTGTTGGGAATGCAGCATAATATTCTGTCATGTATGTCTAAGTCTTGTCTTATTTCTCCCGTTTCTTCTTATATTAATCTGTTCACATACTTTTTACTGATCTTTGTAAAACATTCCTCCTTTCCCGTCTTTCTCTTACtagtttttcttcagtttctgtttaaaatgcttATGTCCTACAAAATTAAACTGACAAAGCAATATGgttatttcatttccttttatgCCATAAAAATGTTGCAGCAATCACCATCTTTTGAATTCTACATAGCCTAATGTTTGCTATATTTCTACCAGaacatctgctctgctgtctAAGTGATTGCAATGTAAACTGACTAATGATGACTGTCttattatatgttttatttttcctcatcaGACTGATTATCTTGAATGAGATGCTGCcagtaagataagataattctttattgatcccacagtggggaaattcaattgttacacagctacaggacaacagtaatgtgcaaagaatgaaaaataaaaagtgtgcaaaatgtgtgcagaacttttttacaaatttacaaaatatttacaaataaaaatgctatatataatgtctaaaataaaataaactacacaagatAAGCTGATATGAAAACCTCTATGTGCACGGTTGAGTTTGTTAGATGCATTGGTTGTATAATCTAACAGCGGTGGGAAGATGTAGAAAGTAAAAGATGTAAAAGTAGAAAGATTTAAGGTGCAAGAGAGacattttctgttcatgttttagGATGTTTTTGTGCCCTGGTGCAGGATAAGACAAGACAAGGTAAACTTTATTAGTCCTCCAAGGGAAATTCAGatagtcttgtagttaattgtGTGAGAGTAGTCAGTTGTCACTGGCTAAGGTGTAGTAGAGCCTgagtccactgcagctgcttctctgcttcatcaggatgttgtgaacgggatggtcagtgtgttccaggatggtctctacctttgtctgtgagcgtctctccaccacagccaaCAATGAGTCCAGCCCAGGGGTGGCAATCGATGGTCTTCGAGGGCCGCTGCCCTGactgttttccaactatccctacACTACCCACCGCTGATTACCTGGAACAGGtgttttcagccaatcacaagttggaacataccatctcagatgagggtggaagtttcaaagtctgctttattgtcaattctgccacatgtagagcacatacagagaattGAACTTTCATTACGCTCAGACCCTTGgtgcatacagataaacactaaaaactaaatagtgcaatgtaaaaattacaataagggAATGCAGAAAAAACTTAGGTAAGaattaaaaaagataaacaacTACAAATAGCATAATGCACATAGCAGCTTAGCATACAGTCGGGGAAGACTGAATGAATTGGTACCTTCCAActtctgattggcagaacacacctgacccaggtaatcagcattggtAAGGCTGGGATAGTcggaaaacaagcagggctgtggccctcagtgcccGCCTCCGGTCCAGCCTCATTTCAgtcactaaccctaacccttctgctttatgctgcctccccagcagactgcaggaTAAAGCAGCACACTGgctagtttggtaaaacatgtgcagcatcttcctgcagaggCAGTTACACGGCAACGGTCAGTAAAGATTCACCATGGAAATAGATCAATTAAAATTCCCCATGGCAACGGGTAAACAAACAtttaccatggcaacaggtCACTAAAGCCTCACCAATAATGATTTAGCGTGGCTCCAGGCTGGGCGGCCGTTTACACGTCGGTACGTAGGGACCTTGTGTCTCAGGATTCTTTCTACCACACCTCTGATTCATTTCGCTGGTTGGCCTGGACCTGGGAACACTAACCTGGGACCTCGGGGCCAGATGTTTTGTCCATGGACAACGCCCATGTGGGTCTGTTTTTTGTCCTGAGACGCGAATCTTCTATGTAGACAATCTTTGTTCTCTGGCGTGTCGGGAGCTGTGTCCAAGCAGCCAATCAGCACGCACCGTCTCTCTGTCAACGGCCCAATCAGAGAGCGCCTGCAGCCGGACGCCATTTTGTCAGTGAGTACCCGCGGGGCTCGGGTCTCGAACCTGTTGCTCCGCAGTTCCGTGTTGTGCAATGGACGGGTAAGTTGTCCCGTCGCCTTACGCCGCGCTCACATGCAACTCCGGGCAAGTTTACACACATTTGAAAGCAATAACCTAAAAACGTCGTGggagaaaatgtgtgtagaGCAGCCGGAGCTGTCGTTAGCTCTAAAGTTGTGTTTACGGTAGAACCAGGAAGCtaagctagctagttagctgtAGCCTTAGCCTCCAGACGGGCCGCTCTCCGCGGACACAGCTCCACATTAGACCTCACGAAAACAACCTGGTAGATTAGTGTGGCCTTGTTTACCTGCAGAACCGACTTTCTTGACGTTTAGCACAGTTTCAGAACCTTGTGCTGGACATCTGATGAGTAAATAAAGGGTGAACGGGGTGCGTAACTTTCAGTACTGCTTTACGACGCTCTCACGCCCACCGGGGGGCACAACTTCACTTGTaaaagtttagttttgtttgaaCGATTGCAGCTTCGTGTGTTCTTTGTGTGCCGGACCGAAGAGTGGTCCAAACCGATTGGTTTAAAGTCCAAGAATTGTCGTCCagtgtgttagtgttttttaGGGTATGGCAGACATTTTTAACCTCATAGTTTTTCATATGGAGTTCGGTTTTAACCGCTCGACATTGAGCGTGACTAACCGGGGTTTAAATGGTCCAGGCTGGAGAACCTAAAAGCCAGTTCAGCTCTGACGAGCCACAGGTGAACTTGTGATTCAGCTGTGGGCAATGGGAGGAAACGGCAGTTCAAGTTGTTTGTGGAGGAGAAATGGAAGTGTCCTTTTCCAGACAGGAGGCAGTCAGTTGGATTTTATCTTACAAATACCACAGGTGTGCCCATAGGTGTGCTGTGAGATGTAATAACTGTCGCGTTCGCTGCAGCCAGGGCTGCTTCCTGCTGCGAATATTTGTGCTTCGCCAGGACTCATCCGTGCCCTGGGGGGTCATCTTCCAGTGCAGGCTGCGCAGTGGCATCTGCATCAGCCTGACTGGCcggtttttcatttgttttcactaGTAACTTTGTGACTAagacgtttttttttcttttttttttttcttccacaccATGCAGCTCAAATTCATAACTCTTACCTGTACACGCACCCATGTACTGAACCTGCACATGCTTTGGAGTGTGAGTACTTCTGGTTTCTAACACAAGTCAGTAATTCTGGTGAGAAATGTGTTAATGTCCTGAGCAGGGCTGGGTGAAGTTATCACTGtcatgttgttattgtgttgaTATCAGTGTACAGGCAGCCTGAATTAAATCAGTATGTCTGGTAAGTCTGAGTGTTCCCTTTATTTGTCTTCTGGTTTGGACGGTTTGTGGCAAACTGAATGTTCAGTTTGTACAGTCAGGTTTCCAGAGCCATATTAGCCTCACTTAGCATAACGACAGGGCCTCTATCTTTTCATCTGTAAGTGTTGTAACTGGCTTCCTATTGGCCGGTGGATTTTGACAGGTTTCTATCACAAACATTTGAGTGATCTGAGAGCAGAAATTTCACaagcagcagcctcagtgtgtGGAGGAGGAGCACAGGAAATTTGTCCAATCAGTTTTATATCTGATAATAGACTGTCTGATCTAAGGGTTTGAGAGAAACCAtaacaaaatgtaatgtaattaagAAACAGCACTCTCAAACTGAAAGACAGTGCTCGTGGATAAAGACAGGAATAAACCCCCCAGGGGAAACAGCCCAGCTTTTTCCACACCTTCCAAGAAGTGATTGAGCAGAGAGCCTTGGTTTGTTTGGAGTCAACATTGCTGAAACCCGTACACACCCTGTGCTGTGCGTCTCACCTGGCTGGTGTGCACCAGCTCACTAGGACTCACGTTGTTGATGCTCTGTTTTCTGAAAATtcatctgcagcttttgtgATCTTTGTGGTTTTGAGCCCGAATGTTCTGGCTACATTTTCTGAACCTTAATACCTTCTTTACAAAATGAGACATGTGAGGGCGTCACTGGACAGTAACGACATTTTCTGATGTTGTAAAGACAAAAGTCATTGAAAAAATAATGACTTCAGTGTGTCAGTAATGAAACTAATTATGGGTTTCGGTCCTGACTCTTCGCTGAGACGTCCAGGCCTCTGTCCTCTCCGCTGGATTCCTGTCGGCTTCTTCTCAGTCTCCTCACATAACTGCTCTTTAACCTCATTGTTGAACATTTTGTGCTGTGGTTCAGTTTTTCTCCTGCTCCTTCTAACACGCTGTCTTTTCTTCACAGCGGTGTCCACCACGATATAACAGTTGGTACTAAGGTAGGCacctctgcttctcctcctgTCTGCCCTGTTTCTGCTCTGAGTGTCTCATGCTGCCATCTGTCAACCATTCAGAGCTTCGCTCTGCAGTTAATGTGGAGGTCGGTCTGGTTAGTCTGTGCTGAGCCTGCAGCAATAATCCAGTCACATTCTCCAACACGTCTGAggagaaacacaacaacatgtttgtacacttttaaaaaatatcactgCTCATTTAATATGTGAGTTAcgcttcttctgaccttggttggggggggggctgtTGGAGTGGACTTTGCCtacacagggtagagaagctggaataacaacagaagggctgtaggtagcagagagtcctgggggggggggggtgtaagtaagtatagctgagagacaccagggtCTGGATCTAGGTACCTGCAGGTACTTCAAATATTCTTCTGAATGTTTGTAAAACTGTGAGCATCACATGATTCTGTGTTTATGAAGGATCAGCACTGACAAAAGTCTGTGAAACAGTTTGACTCAACCTTTAAAGACAATGTTGGTTTTTATGAGCAGGATTGTCAGAGATTTGAAGGTTCATTTTTTCCAGCAGTGCATTGTGAACTGAGTCTCATTTACTTAATgagttagaaaaataaattttgtCTTAAGCTGCTGCTCATCAGgttttttctggttttctgtaCATTTAAATGTCTAGTATCTAATCCTGGTGGGAACACCCTGTGACATGCAGTGCTCCAACAGGAACCAGGATTCTGTGACCTGcatacacctgatccaggtgtCTGACACATGGAgggtgagagggagagacacCTGCACCTGTCACAACCAGGTGTACAGAGAAAACACCAGCTCTCATGTCCCAGTTAAATATATCAAAACCAGGACTAGATGCAAACCAGCATGTTACTTCACATGCACTGGTTTTCATACCATTACCCCAGAGAGTACTGCGTTCTGATTGGCCAGAGGGTGGTCAGGTCTGCAGTGTTATTAGTGTGGGCGGCTGGTCCGGGCCAGCGGTTGACTGCAATggtgtgtgtgaacagaaacCTCCTGGTCTCAGGAAATGGGTTTATCGTGTGTCCGGCGGccgtgagcagcagcagcagctgttgctTTCAGGACAAAAACATGAGACAAAAGCCGACCGAGGCTGTGACCTGAGAGCATGATGGGATgggagcaggagcagcagcagcaggaggagggagCTCTCCTGTTCCCTCCTGTGGCCTCAGGGAGT includes the following:
- the stil gene encoding SCL-interrupting locus protein homolog isoform X2; its protein translation is MSCPVNLQALPSAVFEEFFTAENVRGRTLVTPLTPLSFPKSRSALWDGSPAGEKLCLQLCSHRKPRLVLLEKALRLAQRHVRHSNKLHLHCFFLGSVSVDSDEEGVTVTLDRFDPGRDQAGSSSRVPSALLPGDILVPCLFSTQTEAMSDAVVQSEAELHHCFKVLQQFVSSRQTLDLSQLLKVRARVVCSQQADAAVFGLSWSAVCPSVCVELEPVRAVPVIPTALLRSLTSTSRALLQQGAARQRGFLTMDQTRKLLLLLESDPKASNLPLVGLWLSGITHIYNPQVWAWCLRFLFSSALQDRVLSESGCFLLVLFGATHRAPQFFQCRAPGPQLDCQLLTAFQSVTLYQVVPVDGQTLQCELRLEDHSRQMEVFQEAQSSFSRAPPPAAGLSVSDQDSGVEDEDFSPRPSPSPHAPAQQTRRVQPSVPELSLLIDSSFTSNQHGWKDPGSAHRPPSAADRKFGPPAGNSSTSNSSDPRSAPPQLHSTPNSNLQQPCTCCSPHTYDCTSVFSSPRLHPAAHHSSHHHAPPSRNPPSSPSVPPSSPHGAHTSSHHPAPSASTHRPIPPSFKHPTPSLPHNSCSPLSSHQPTPLPSSFLLPPPSCPCSHPAPVPCCGDSPSANPSRLSDPLPAPWPRPSCMNHCCEQVGGAVPADTYQLLLHQDQQLRLLQAQVQMLLEAQGKLQSSSRQLDTQTPRSTASIAVGTGASLFWGDSQQPLPSTPLPTPPPSHDLPVVCPVDRAEDGDTGQVASCPPSEQPSGRESPVLGESVSMYRPADDQQSFYHNLMTQLTSRLQEADSRQEVEEEEFRRRSLSLVSDHSRSSSSSRRKSQSPVEDPVVTATLRQLQQLGVDVDEADLTESDRSRVKTVESVSTLASINPAAAVSRLSVSDPTVSSLFPGGSVDLSLEANAIALRYLSDSQLSRLSLGGHALQPGPASSSMSVLSPSNMSLATRKYMRRYGLIEEEDEEDLEEVGVQEASSRQPLREALNGKLLPQSQLLRDLRPKMQLLATDSKGNAPDKENCSSMRPSLVRAISRQTEGSVGNILDLSRLRQLPKLF
- the stil gene encoding SCL-interrupting locus protein homolog isoform X3; the protein is MSCPVNLQALPSAVFEEFFTAENVRGRSALWDGSPAGEKLCLQLCSHRKPRLVLLEKALRLAQRHVRHSNKLHLHCFFLGSVSVDSDEEGVTVTLDRFDPGRDQAGSSSRVPSALLPGDILVPCLFSTQTEAMSDAVVQSEAELHHCFKVLQQFVSSRQTLDLSQLLKVRARVVCSQQADAAVFGLSWSAVCPSVCVELEPVRAVPVIPTALLRSLTSTSRALLQQGAARQRGFLTMDQTRKLLLLLESDPKASNLPLVGLWLSGITHIYNPQVWAWCLRFLFSSALQDRVLSESGCFLLVLFGATHRAPQFFQCRAPGPQLDCQLLTAFQSVTLYQVVPVDGQTLQCELRLEDHSRQMEVFQEAQSSFSRAPPPAAGLSVSDQDSGVEDEDFSPRPSPSPHAPAQQTRRVQPSVPELSLLIDSSFTSNQHGWKDPGSAHRPPSAADRKFGPPAGNSSTSNSSDPRSAPPQLHSTPNSNLQQPCTCCSPHTYDCTSVFSSPRLHPAAHHSSHHHAPPSRNPPSSPSVPPSSPHGAHTSSHHPAPSASTHRPIPPSFKHPTPSLPHNSCSPLSSHQPTPLPSSFLLPPPSCPCSHPAPVPCCGDSPSANPSRLSDPLPAPWPRPSCMNHCCEQVGGAVPADTYQLLLHQDQQLRLLQAQVQMLLEAQGKLQSSSRQLDTQTPRSTASIAVGTGASLFWGDSQQPLPSTPLPTPPPSHDLPVVCPVDRAEDGDTGQVASCPPSEQPSSGRESPVLGESVSMYRPADDQQSFYHNLMTQLTSRLQEADSRQEVEEEEFRRRSLSLVSDHSRSSSSSRRKSQSPVEDPVVTATLRQLQQLGVDVDEADLTESDRSRVKTVESVSTLASINPAAAVSRLSVSDPTVSSLFPGGSVDLSLEANAIALRYLSDSQLSRLSLGGHALQPGPASSSMSVLSPSNMSLATRKYMRRYGLIEEEDEEDLEEVGVQEASSRQPLREALNGKLLPQSQLLRDLRPKMQLLATDSKGNAPDKENCSSMRPSLVRAISRQTEGSVGNILDLSRLRQLPKLF